A section of the Leptospira noumeaensis genome encodes:
- a CDS encoding efflux RND transporter permease subunit, whose product MGTSIVEYFLSKSLFVNLLTFLILLVGGFTAATMNREAFPNINFDIVSVTTVYPGAAPADVEKLVTKPLEDAIKEVDGIKEFRSASLENRSGIIITIDPNTKNTQKVVDDLKSAIDRIQDLPEDVEDPIVTEITTARQPVIEIHLSSGLKDGKPLLNGKELRDQAKILEEKLKDLPAVARITKRGWREREMKVDLDPEKLRALSLSSTQVINALRLRNINFPGGNINEATREIIVRTVGEFDTAEEIANVFVRSNDAGRSVRIRDIARVTEGFEDSEYLDKSNGNIAIALTVIKREKADAITVVDDSKLVVEEFIKSTGGTVKHAFVNDLSKYIRRRLGVLTSNAVSGLFLVTASLFVFLGWRMALMTALGIPISIAMTFVAMNYMGLTLNLISMMGLIIVVGILVDDAIIICENVYRHLEMGEEPFEAAMRGTSEVLAPVTATVTTTIAAFGPMLFMTGIFGKFIHSIPLVVILSLCSSLFEAFFMLPSHLYDVSKTTDMKGEVKEESHWFLKFKERTYLPLLRFALTNRWKMVGLLMGLFVFSLAIQVKFGKFKLFPGAIETFQVRVTAETGLKLEETDRFIRAIEDAVGKLPEGEVENYISRVGIIQKDPNDPFTKRGKNYAQVMVYLTPDDNRERSTEKIIEAVRENTKFMLNEKALLLLEEKIAKENTSPKDGTVTPNADIPQEFLTLKGKLVNLEFEKLAGGPPVGKPVAIEIKGDDFATLLKIGGEFKAALAKINGVTDIGDDFNEGKDEIRVSVDESLASFAGVNVQSVSLAINTALQGTVSTKIKRADEEVDVRVRFPEEYRASLTHLNKVYVNNLTGNLIPVSRLTSYDRNPGRASINHLDGKRLLTVTSNIDETVSTSRQVNMEAKKLTEGIIAKYPGYSIRFSGENKDTEESMASLGRAFLVGLLIIYMILASLFRSLAQPLIVMSAIPFAVIGVIFAFLLHGQPFSFLAFLGIIGLAGVVVNDSIVLVDCANQLRLEDPSKSTFELLVEAGSIRLRAVMLTTVTTVLGLLPTAYGIGGKDPFLVPMALAFGWGLAFATFITLIMVPVFYLNLYLFKDWAVLKFQSRKKQFV is encoded by the coding sequence ATGGGCACATCCATTGTTGAGTATTTTCTTTCCAAAAGTTTATTCGTAAACCTTCTTACCTTTCTCATTCTCCTCGTGGGTGGGTTCACAGCTGCCACAATGAACCGGGAAGCATTTCCCAATATCAATTTTGATATTGTCAGTGTCACAACGGTTTACCCAGGGGCTGCTCCCGCTGACGTAGAAAAGTTAGTCACCAAACCTTTGGAAGATGCCATCAAAGAAGTGGATGGAATCAAAGAATTCCGATCTGCTTCTCTTGAAAATAGATCCGGAATCATCATTACCATTGATCCCAATACCAAAAATACTCAAAAAGTAGTCGATGATCTAAAGTCCGCTATAGACCGGATTCAAGACCTACCGGAAGACGTAGAAGATCCCATAGTCACAGAAATCACAACCGCAAGACAACCAGTCATAGAGATCCATTTAAGTTCCGGCCTAAAAGACGGTAAACCATTGTTAAATGGAAAAGAACTACGTGACCAAGCAAAAATTTTAGAAGAAAAACTAAAAGACCTGCCTGCTGTGGCAAGGATCACCAAACGCGGATGGCGAGAAAGAGAGATGAAAGTGGATCTCGATCCAGAGAAACTCCGAGCCCTTTCTTTATCATCCACACAAGTCATCAATGCCCTTCGTCTTAGAAACATCAATTTCCCAGGTGGAAATATCAATGAAGCTACTCGGGAAATCATTGTTCGTACTGTTGGTGAATTTGATACCGCAGAAGAAATAGCCAATGTATTTGTTCGTTCCAATGATGCTGGACGATCCGTTCGGATTCGTGATATTGCTCGTGTCACGGAAGGATTTGAAGATTCAGAATATTTAGACAAATCTAATGGAAATATTGCCATTGCTCTCACTGTCATTAAAAGGGAAAAAGCGGATGCCATTACTGTTGTGGATGATTCCAAACTAGTTGTTGAAGAATTTATTAAATCGACAGGTGGCACAGTCAAACACGCGTTTGTCAATGACCTTTCCAAATACATTCGGCGTAGGCTTGGAGTTTTAACATCCAATGCTGTATCGGGACTCTTTCTTGTAACGGCATCTTTATTTGTATTTCTCGGATGGCGGATGGCGCTAATGACGGCACTCGGAATTCCGATCTCCATTGCGATGACTTTCGTTGCGATGAATTATATGGGATTAACTTTGAATTTAATCTCTATGATGGGACTCATCATTGTTGTAGGGATTTTGGTGGACGATGCCATCATCATTTGTGAAAACGTATACCGCCATTTGGAAATGGGAGAAGAACCTTTCGAAGCTGCTATGCGCGGAACCAGTGAAGTTCTAGCTCCAGTAACCGCTACCGTAACAACCACCATTGCTGCCTTTGGTCCAATGTTATTTATGACTGGAATTTTTGGAAAATTCATCCATTCCATTCCTTTAGTAGTCATTTTATCTTTATGTAGTTCTTTATTCGAAGCCTTCTTTATGTTACCTTCCCACTTGTATGATGTGAGTAAAACCACTGATATGAAAGGAGAAGTCAAAGAAGAATCACATTGGTTTTTGAAATTTAAAGAACGAACCTATTTACCACTCCTCAGGTTTGCATTAACGAATCGTTGGAAGATGGTTGGTTTACTTATGGGGCTTTTTGTTTTTTCACTCGCCATCCAAGTGAAATTCGGAAAATTCAAACTTTTTCCAGGTGCCATTGAAACTTTCCAAGTCCGAGTCACAGCAGAAACAGGTTTAAAATTAGAAGAAACAGATCGTTTCATTCGTGCTATTGAAGATGCTGTGGGGAAACTTCCCGAAGGAGAAGTAGAAAACTATATCTCTCGTGTAGGTATCATCCAAAAAGATCCAAATGATCCATTTACCAAACGAGGAAAAAATTACGCCCAAGTCATGGTGTATTTAACTCCCGATGATAACAGGGAAAGATCCACTGAAAAAATCATAGAAGCGGTTCGCGAAAACACCAAATTTATGTTAAACGAAAAAGCACTTTTACTTTTAGAAGAAAAAATAGCAAAAGAAAATACCTCTCCTAAAGATGGAACCGTTACCCCAAATGCTGATATACCACAGGAATTCCTTACTTTAAAAGGAAAATTGGTCAACTTAGAATTTGAAAAATTGGCCGGTGGACCTCCCGTGGGAAAACCCGTTGCTATAGAAATAAAAGGAGATGATTTTGCCACCTTACTTAAAATTGGTGGGGAATTCAAGGCAGCTCTAGCAAAAATCAATGGAGTCACTGACATTGGGGATGATTTTAACGAAGGAAAAGATGAAATCCGCGTTTCCGTAGATGAATCACTTGCTTCCTTTGCAGGAGTCAACGTACAATCCGTTTCCCTTGCCATCAATACCGCCTTACAAGGAACAGTTTCCACAAAAATCAAACGGGCCGATGAAGAAGTGGATGTTCGCGTTCGATTTCCAGAAGAATATAGAGCCTCCCTCACCCATTTAAACAAAGTATATGTCAATAACCTTACCGGAAACCTAATCCCCGTTTCCAGGCTAACCAGTTATGACAGAAACCCGGGGAGAGCCTCCATCAACCACTTAGACGGGAAACGCTTGTTAACGGTTACATCCAATATCGATGAAACAGTCTCCACTTCTAGACAAGTAAACATGGAAGCAAAAAAACTCACAGAAGGGATCATAGCCAAATATCCGGGTTATTCTATCCGTTTTTCTGGTGAAAACAAAGATACAGAAGAATCGATGGCATCTCTCGGAAGGGCTTTCCTTGTGGGTCTTCTCATCATCTACATGATCCTTGCATCTCTTTTCCGTTCCCTCGCCCAACCACTGATTGTGATGAGTGCCATTCCTTTTGCAGTGATTGGAGTGATTTTTGCTTTTTTACTCCATGGACAACCATTTTCCTTCTTGGCATTCCTTGGGATCATTGGACTTGCAGGGGTAGTCGTCAACGACTCCATTGTCCTTGTGGATTGTGCCAACCAACTTCGTTTGGAAGACCCAAGTAAATCTACTTTTGAATTACTCGTGGAAGCAGGAAGCATTCGCCTAAGAGCCGTAATGTTAACGACAGTCACTACGGTTCTCGGACTCCTTCCTACTGCATATGGAATTGGAGGGAAAGACCCTTTCCTTGTTCCTATGGCTTTGGCTTTTGGATGGGGCCTTGCCTTTGCAACATTCATCACCCTAATTATGGTTCCGGTTTTTTACTTAAACCTATATCTATTTAAAGATTGGGCTGTGCTAAAGTTTCAATCCCGGAAAAAACAATTTGTTTAG
- a CDS encoding polysaccharide deacetylase family protein, with product MSLDPTNEEKEIQDIVHELSQDIEKDRLIAKKLKKIALVSALSFVGITVLVLCGYLLYLSLSVTKLETEVKEKEKNLRELEQSLFSLMYQEQLREEYALAGDAEPDTELAKQVEENIQFLKEVSQNTKGRNILRGNESQKEIALTFDLATGEELPVLYNYIKEHKIKVTLFLSNERPSDINGSFFIRNNLDYIKRMAKTGSVEFGNHTWSHFNYQRSVTETSLKKRTVLEYLSKSVLDLPRMAEELKRVEDTFHSLTKQELKKYYRLPYGALSQLILDAHASLGYTDHIMWSNNSKGSLDLPDYISKQFLYKKTSKGKKEVVRNPHYKTGEETLTFLDNWEKADPNGMNGAIILMHLGGPRKFDKLIYILPTFIERMKEKGYKFVTLSEVLNDKKD from the coding sequence ATGTCTCTCGACCCGACAAATGAAGAAAAGGAAATTCAAGATATTGTTCATGAACTTTCCCAGGACATCGAGAAGGACAGATTAATCGCTAAAAAACTGAAGAAAATCGCACTGGTTTCCGCACTCAGTTTTGTTGGGATCACAGTTCTTGTCCTTTGCGGGTATTTACTTTATTTAAGCCTCAGTGTAACCAAACTCGAAACCGAAGTCAAAGAAAAAGAAAAGAACTTAAGAGAACTGGAACAATCTCTATTTTCTCTAATGTACCAAGAACAACTCCGGGAAGAATATGCACTGGCAGGGGACGCGGAACCAGATACAGAACTTGCCAAACAAGTTGAAGAAAACATTCAGTTTCTAAAAGAGGTAAGCCAAAATACCAAAGGTCGTAACATACTTCGGGGAAATGAATCTCAAAAAGAAATCGCCCTTACCTTTGATTTGGCAACGGGCGAAGAACTCCCTGTTTTATACAATTATATCAAAGAACATAAAATCAAAGTGACTCTCTTTCTTTCGAATGAGAGACCATCAGACATTAACGGATCTTTTTTCATTCGGAATAATTTAGATTATATCAAACGAATGGCAAAAACTGGTTCAGTGGAATTTGGAAACCATACCTGGTCGCATTTTAATTACCAGAGATCGGTGACGGAAACTTCCTTAAAAAAAAGGACGGTTCTTGAGTATTTATCCAAATCAGTTTTGGATTTACCAAGAATGGCGGAAGAGTTAAAACGAGTAGAAGATACTTTCCATTCGCTCACCAAACAAGAATTAAAAAAATATTACCGACTCCCTTACGGGGCACTCAGTCAGTTGATTTTAGATGCACATGCAAGTCTTGGTTATACGGATCATATTATGTGGTCCAATAACTCCAAAGGTTCTCTTGATTTGCCTGATTATATCAGCAAACAATTCCTTTATAAAAAAACATCCAAAGGCAAAAAGGAAGTGGTTCGCAATCCTCATTACAAAACTGGAGAAGAAACTCTCACGTTTTTAGATAATTGGGAGAAAGCGGATCCAAATGGAATGAACGGAGCCATTATCCTAATGCATTTGGGTGGACCTAGAAAATTTGATAAACTGATTTATATCCTCCCTACCTTCATTGAAAGAATGAAGGAGAAAGGGTATAAGTTTGTGACATTATCCGAAGTTCTTAACGATAAAAAAGACTAA
- the tyrS gene encoding tyrosine--tRNA ligase gives MKTERELNQELDTIRRGTVEIISEAELLEKIKSKPSLTVKAGFDPTAPDLHLGHFVLLRKLKHFQDLGHEVCFMLGDFTAMIGDPTGKSETRKRLSKEEVLENSKTYQNQVFKILDPNKTKILYNSHWCSEMKFEDVLVLTSKYTVSRMLERDDFTKRHKAGTPISMIEFLYPLVQGYDSVAMKADVELGGTDQKFNMLVGRDLQREYGQKPQSVVTLPLLVGLDGVKKMSKSLGNYVGIIEKPIDMYGKIMSISDDLMWNYFELLTDLPIAEMEKRKDGIRSKSLHPKEVKTELALLVMDQLHPEEENRKAVEEWTAIHNTKNRALPDEIPTETLDSSYFAEKPPLLVYVLSQLKFIPSVSEGRRLVQAGGLYLDEEKITDPSLSLEKGKEYLVRQGKKGKFLKIKT, from the coding sequence ATGAAAACTGAAAGAGAATTGAACCAAGAATTAGATACCATCCGCCGCGGAACTGTCGAGATCATTAGCGAAGCAGAATTACTCGAAAAAATAAAATCTAAACCTTCCCTTACCGTCAAAGCCGGTTTTGATCCGACCGCACCCGATTTGCATTTGGGCCATTTTGTTTTGCTTAGAAAACTCAAACACTTTCAAGACCTGGGCCATGAAGTTTGTTTTATGCTTGGTGATTTTACTGCCATGATCGGAGACCCAACAGGTAAATCCGAAACAAGAAAACGTCTTTCAAAGGAAGAGGTTTTGGAAAATTCCAAAACCTACCAAAATCAAGTTTTTAAAATTTTAGATCCCAATAAAACCAAAATCCTATATAACTCTCACTGGTGTTCCGAAATGAAGTTCGAAGATGTTTTGGTTTTAACATCGAAGTACACAGTTTCAAGAATGTTAGAAAGAGATGACTTCACCAAACGGCATAAAGCTGGAACTCCCATTTCCATGATTGAGTTTTTATACCCACTTGTGCAAGGTTATGATTCCGTTGCCATGAAAGCCGATGTGGAACTTGGGGGAACGGATCAAAAGTTTAATATGTTAGTCGGTCGCGACTTACAACGAGAATACGGACAAAAACCACAATCTGTCGTTACCTTGCCATTACTTGTTGGCTTAGACGGTGTCAAAAAAATGTCCAAGTCACTTGGAAACTATGTAGGCATCATAGAAAAACCCATCGACATGTACGGAAAAATCATGTCGATCTCAGATGACCTGATGTGGAATTACTTTGAACTTTTGACAGACCTGCCGATTGCAGAAATGGAAAAAAGAAAGGATGGAATCCGTTCCAAATCCCTTCATCCAAAAGAAGTCAAAACTGAACTTGCTCTTCTTGTGATGGACCAACTCCACCCGGAAGAAGAAAATAGAAAAGCCGTGGAAGAGTGGACTGCCATCCACAATACGAAAAATAGAGCCCTTCCGGATGAAATTCCAACGGAAACGCTGGATTCCTCTTATTTTGCTGAAAAACCTCCACTTCTGGTTTATGTTCTTTCCCAATTAAAATTCATTCCTAGTGTTTCGGAAGGGCGTAGGCTCGTGCAAGCCGGTGGTTTGTATCTAGATGAAGAAAAAATCACAGATCCTTCCTTATCTTTGGAAAAGGGAAAGGAATACTTAGTCCGCCAAGGGAAGAAAGGAAAATTTTTAAAGATAAAGACTTAA
- a CDS encoding glycerol-3-phosphate dehydrogenase/oxidase: MNHLDERKQTLKQLESTEYDVLVLGGGATGSGTALDASLRGYKVALLEKQDFSAGTSSRSTKLIHGGVRYLAQFHFKLIYEALSERKRLLINAPHLVKPLQFVLPTYVWWEKPFFSIGLTMYDILAGRSIVPGHERISKATAVDYFASIKKEKLRGGISYYDAQFNDSRLNVTTVRAAKENGADVLSRMEVLSFLKDGNGKITGVTAKDLLTKKKISIKAKVVANTTGVWIDQLRKLDDPNAENVLAPSQGIHLVFDKSKLPCRTAMIIPKTADGRVVFVIPWEGKVLLGTTDTAIKQIDEEPLPLQSEVEFLLKTGNDYLDTKLTKEDIESLFSGLRPLISSGDKKDTKSISREEAILVSNSGLVTMSGGKWSTFRKMAEDLTDKLISVGNLPSKMKCVTASFAFPGAEGYSKHLIAKIQTLYDLSYETAVRLVDAYGGEVSFILGKQPKEIKKGTGYFVEEIKHFVKKEFALSVTDVLSRRWRVVFLDLKLAESLAVPVANALSKELGWKEAEKKSSLNELTSHIKDLKKTIA, from the coding sequence ATGAATCATTTAGATGAAAGAAAACAAACGCTAAAACAATTAGAATCAACTGAATACGATGTCTTAGTACTCGGCGGAGGCGCCACAGGATCCGGCACCGCACTGGATGCAAGTTTACGAGGATACAAGGTAGCCCTCTTAGAAAAACAAGATTTCTCTGCAGGAACTAGTTCTCGTTCCACAAAACTCATCCACGGAGGGGTCAGGTATTTAGCCCAGTTCCATTTTAAATTAATCTACGAAGCTCTATCCGAAAGAAAACGCCTACTCATCAATGCACCCCATCTTGTAAAACCTTTGCAGTTTGTTTTACCAACATACGTTTGGTGGGAAAAACCTTTTTTCTCCATTGGTCTTACTATGTATGATATCCTCGCCGGAAGGTCCATTGTTCCCGGACACGAAAGAATTTCAAAGGCGACAGCAGTGGATTATTTTGCATCCATCAAAAAAGAAAAACTGAGAGGTGGGATTTCCTATTACGATGCTCAGTTCAATGACTCAAGGCTCAATGTAACAACTGTTCGTGCTGCGAAAGAAAACGGGGCAGATGTACTTTCTAGAATGGAAGTTTTATCCTTTCTAAAAGATGGAAATGGAAAAATTACTGGTGTGACAGCCAAAGATCTACTCACCAAAAAGAAAATTAGCATCAAAGCAAAAGTTGTCGCAAACACCACCGGAGTTTGGATTGACCAACTTCGTAAATTAGATGACCCAAATGCCGAAAATGTCCTCGCGCCAAGCCAAGGAATCCACCTTGTCTTCGACAAATCAAAGTTGCCTTGTCGCACGGCAATGATCATTCCGAAAACTGCTGACGGTCGTGTTGTTTTTGTCATCCCTTGGGAAGGTAAGGTTCTCCTCGGAACCACTGACACTGCGATCAAACAAATCGATGAAGAACCCCTTCCCCTCCAATCGGAAGTGGAATTTTTATTAAAAACAGGAAATGATTACTTAGATACAAAGTTAACCAAAGAAGACATTGAATCTTTATTTTCTGGGCTACGCCCTCTCATCTCTAGTGGTGATAAAAAAGATACAAAGTCAATCTCTCGGGAAGAAGCCATTCTTGTCTCAAACTCGGGTCTTGTGACTATGTCTGGTGGAAAATGGTCTACCTTTCGTAAAATGGCAGAAGACCTAACAGACAAACTAATCTCTGTCGGAAACCTTCCCTCTAAGATGAAATGTGTCACTGCTAGTTTTGCTTTCCCTGGTGCCGAAGGTTATTCCAAACACTTAATCGCAAAAATCCAAACCTTATATGACCTCTCCTATGAAACCGCGGTTCGGTTGGTGGATGCATACGGTGGTGAAGTATCGTTTATCCTTGGAAAACAACCCAAGGAAATCAAAAAAGGAACCGGTTACTTTGTCGAAGAAATCAAACATTTTGTAAAAAAGGAATTTGCCCTTTCTGTTACCGATGTGCTTTCCAGAAGATGGAGAGTTGTATTCCTAGATTTAAAGTTAGCGGAATCTCTCGCAGTTCCAGTTGCCAATGCACTCTCCAAAGAGCTAGGTTGGAAAGAAGCGGAAAAAAAATCTTCTTTAAACGAACTGACTAGTCATATCAAAGATTTAAAGAAAACGATAGCTTAA
- a CDS encoding NADase-type glycan-binding domain-containing protein, translating into MGSNQLSFSQSSLFFQNSKSFSSIVFVFLFIPIFFHCKASEKQLDYLRTQSLGQVSPEEPWKFSPEFALDDKTTTAFCANAKELGSGFTLYLHSYSQFSALRMFNGFHKSANDLKTNDSVKKLRITTFEMETDDLKSKMNIGSTLDLEVSKPKFGKSGFQVFDLDSKFQGNVIRLEILETHGLGSTGRVCISDLQFGEIKKDSFLAYPWVSFDKIKRTIEQFGKAERHFSGFKQLVLANEKGTISFYDQGTILPVFFKADQTFSFSEMYGDGDPLGFLPSIVGTYTILQSSEEGLELNLSYYDGGGIERNISWIFKRAEVGDEDYENFKTKLGTKFSEVFNPKTHYLLVLKEKESGRTFYHYELPKPK; encoded by the coding sequence ATGGGTTCGAACCAATTATCATTTTCTCAGTCTTCTTTATTTTTCCAAAATTCAAAATCCTTTTCTAGTATTGTTTTCGTATTTCTTTTTATTCCTATATTCTTTCACTGTAAAGCATCAGAAAAACAACTAGATTACCTTCGCACACAAAGTCTTGGCCAGGTGAGTCCAGAAGAACCTTGGAAGTTTAGTCCTGAGTTCGCTTTGGATGATAAAACTACCACTGCCTTCTGTGCCAATGCCAAAGAATTAGGATCAGGGTTTACTCTTTACCTTCATTCTTATTCGCAGTTTTCCGCCTTGCGTATGTTTAACGGCTTTCATAAATCAGCGAATGATTTGAAAACAAATGATTCCGTTAAAAAACTGCGGATCACTACTTTTGAAATGGAAACCGATGATTTAAAATCAAAAATGAATATTGGTTCTACACTAGATTTGGAAGTCAGTAAACCTAAATTTGGAAAATCAGGATTTCAAGTTTTTGATTTAGATTCTAAGTTCCAAGGAAATGTAATCCGTTTGGAAATTTTAGAAACACATGGTTTGGGTTCGACGGGTCGTGTTTGTATTTCTGATCTTCAATTTGGAGAAATTAAGAAAGATAGTTTCCTTGCTTATCCTTGGGTCTCTTTTGATAAAATCAAACGAACCATCGAACAATTTGGAAAGGCAGAAAGGCATTTTTCTGGATTCAAACAATTGGTTTTGGCTAACGAAAAGGGAACCATTTCCTTTTATGACCAAGGAACCATCCTTCCTGTTTTTTTTAAAGCCGACCAAACCTTTAGTTTTTCCGAAATGTATGGAGATGGTGATCCTTTAGGATTTTTACCTTCCATTGTGGGAACCTATACCATCCTTCAATCTTCTGAAGAAGGTTTGGAGTTAAATTTAAGTTATTATGATGGGGGCGGTATCGAAAGAAATATTTCCTGGATTTTCAAACGTGCCGAAGTAGGCGATGAAGATTACGAAAATTTCAAAACCAAACTAGGCACTAAGTTTTCCGAAGTGTTTAATCCCAAAACTCATTACCTACTTGTTTTAAAAGAAAAGGAATCGGGAAGAACGTTTTATCATTACGAACTTCCAAAACCCAAATAG
- the rpoD gene encoding RNA polymerase sigma factor RpoD produces the protein MENLASLPEVQKIISIGKANREVSYDEINEILPDKILNSEKIDDVFTLLHEMGIEIVEEYSKKSLEESSSLTTTKEESAKETKEKPARKKRESSVSSSSEDPIRLYLKEIGKVSLISGETEVFLAKRIEKGEKIIEETILSSSILRQNFAKLIPKIKSKKIKVYDLVKVDKMYALNQEQADKLEKVFFENMELIQQDEKVLNESTNRIRKYSENSKKFKELKEKIDMSTGKIDEAIRKIGVSQKEIQKISQKIKSMVFRVKEIEKHFLKIKAKYGHDVREIKALNRFIEKNENLDEIEKMMGCDIDEVREVIKDIRNNERKLRRMEQEAGSPVGEIKDWGEKIIKGEREIAQAKRELVRANLRLVVSIAKRYANRGMHFFDLIQEGNIGLIRAVDKFEYKKGYKFSTYATWWIRQAITRAISDQARTIRVPVHMIEQVNKVIRETRLFVQEFGRDPSNDEIAERLGWPVQKVKAVKNVAREPISLEIPVGSEEDSELGDFIEDKEVISPLNSAASSILSEQIRQVLQTLPAREQKVIRMRFGLDDGYAQTLEEVGYQFKVTRERIRQIEAKALRRLRHPSRSKKLKDYID, from the coding sequence ATGGAAAATCTAGCAAGCCTACCAGAAGTACAAAAGATCATCTCGATCGGAAAAGCAAATCGAGAGGTATCTTATGATGAAATCAATGAAATACTTCCGGATAAAATTTTAAATTCCGAAAAAATTGATGATGTCTTTACTTTGTTACACGAAATGGGGATCGAAATTGTAGAAGAGTATTCCAAAAAATCTTTGGAAGAATCGAGTTCGCTCACTACTACAAAAGAAGAATCCGCAAAAGAAACGAAAGAGAAACCTGCACGTAAAAAAAGAGAGTCCAGTGTTTCCTCCAGTTCGGAAGATCCAATTCGTCTTTATTTAAAAGAAATTGGTAAAGTATCCCTTATCTCAGGGGAAACAGAAGTGTTTCTTGCTAAACGGATTGAGAAGGGTGAAAAAATTATCGAAGAAACAATTTTAAGTTCTTCGATCCTACGCCAAAACTTTGCCAAACTCATTCCGAAAATTAAGTCCAAAAAAATCAAAGTTTATGACTTGGTGAAAGTGGACAAAATGTACGCACTCAACCAAGAGCAAGCGGACAAATTAGAAAAAGTATTTTTTGAAAACATGGAACTCATCCAACAGGATGAAAAAGTTTTAAACGAATCCACAAACCGCATTCGTAAATACTCTGAAAATTCTAAGAAGTTCAAAGAACTCAAAGAAAAAATCGATATGTCTACCGGCAAAATCGATGAAGCCATTCGTAAAATTGGAGTTTCTCAAAAAGAAATCCAAAAGATCTCTCAAAAGATCAAATCAATGGTATTTCGAGTTAAGGAAATCGAAAAACATTTCCTTAAAATCAAAGCCAAATACGGACATGATGTCCGCGAAATCAAAGCCCTCAATCGTTTCATCGAAAAAAATGAAAACTTAGATGAAATTGAAAAGATGATGGGTTGTGATATTGATGAAGTTAGAGAAGTCATCAAAGACATTCGCAACAACGAAAGAAAACTCCGCCGTATGGAACAGGAAGCTGGTTCTCCTGTTGGGGAAATCAAAGACTGGGGTGAAAAAATCATCAAAGGCGAAAGAGAAATTGCCCAAGCCAAACGTGAACTTGTGCGAGCAAACCTTCGTTTGGTGGTATCCATTGCAAAACGTTATGCCAATCGTGGAATGCACTTCTTTGATTTGATTCAGGAAGGAAACATCGGTCTTATCCGTGCGGTTGATAAGTTCGAATACAAAAAAGGTTATAAATTTTCTACTTACGCCACTTGGTGGATCAGACAAGCCATCACTCGTGCGATTTCTGACCAAGCTCGTACCATCCGTGTTCCAGTTCATATGATCGAACAAGTGAACAAAGTGATTCGGGAAACAAGACTTTTTGTCCAAGAGTTTGGTCGCGATCCATCCAATGATGAAATTGCAGAACGACTCGGCTGGCCAGTGCAAAAAGTGAAGGCTGTGAAAAACGTAGCTCGGGAACCAATCTCTCTTGAGATCCCAGTGGGTTCGGAAGAAGATTCGGAACTCGGAGATTTTATCGAAGACAAAGAAGTCATTTCTCCACTAAACTCCGCAGCTTCCTCTATTTTGTCGGAACAAATCCGTCAGGTTTTACAGACCCTTCCTGCTAGGGAACAAAAGGTCATTCGGATGCGATTTGGTTTGGATGACGGGTATGCGCAAACTCTCGAAGAGGTGGGTTACCAATTCAAAGTAACTCGGGAAAGGATTCGTCAGATCGAAGCAAAAGCACTTCGTAGACTCCGCCACCCAAGTCGTTCCAAAAAACTCAAAGATTATATCGATTAA